The DNA region GAAGACTGCATAGAACTCTCAGGCCGCTCAAGCCGCAGGTCCGCACCGAACCGGCCGAGCCGCGGAGCGGGAGGTCAGGGGTGGCGAGCACCACCTCACGCGCGGGGGTTTTTGGAAAGTTTCATGGCTGCTCCGAAAAATTCCAGCCACCACTTCCCCGGTGCGCGCCGTGAGAACGGCTCACCCACGGGCATGCTCGCGGAGGCCGGCGCGGCCGGGCGGCGACCAGGAGCGGCGCCGCGCCGGGACGGCGGCGGCGGCGGCGACGACGACGACGACGACGACGACGACGAGGAGCCTGGGCATGCTGGAGGTCATCGGCGCGGGACTCCCGCGCACCGGGACGACGTCGACGAAGGCGGCCCTGGAACGGCTCGGCTTCGGGCCCTGCTACCACACCTTCGAGGTCATGCTCCATCCCGAGCTGGCCGAGCGGTGGCTGCCCGTCTGCGCCGGCGGGCCGGCCGACTGGGACGAGGTCTTCGCGGGCTTCCGGTCGTGCGTGGACTGGCCCGCCAGCTTCTTCTGGCGGGAGCTGGCGCGGTCCTACCCGGACGCCAAGGTCGTCCTCACGGTCCGCGACCCGCACAGCTGGTACGCCAGCTTCCGCCTGCTGGGCTCGCTCAGCCCGCGGGGGCCGGTGCGGGAGGACGAGGTCCCCGAGGCCCTGCGTCCCGTCGTCGCCGCGATGACGAGCCTGCGGCCGCTCTTCGAGCGCATCAGCAGGTCGGTCTTCGGTGAGGAGTGGCGGCCCGGTCACACGCCGGACGAGGAGCGGGCGGTCGCGGCCTATCACCGGCACATCGCCGAGGTGCGGGCCACCCTGCCCGCCGAACGGCTCCTGGTCTTCGACGTACGCGAGGGATGGGGACCGCTGTGCGCCTTCCTCGGGGTCACCGCTCCCCCGGGCGACCCGTTCCCGCACCTCAACGACGCCGCGTCGATCCGCGGGATGTTCGAGCTCATGCACACCGAGGGCCGCGTGCGCGTCCCCTTCCAGGGCGGCGGAGGATGACCCGCGCGGGGCGGCAGGGGTGGTCGCGCCGCCCGGGGGCGTGCCGCCCGGGTGGCACTCGCACACCCGACGTCTCGGCGCGACGACGGATGCGCGACCGGGCGTACGCCCCCGGGCGACGCGCCAAGCTCGGACACCCAGCGTGACGAGTCGATCGGGAGTGGTACGACTTCTGTCGCATC from Microbispora sp. ZYX-F-249 includes:
- a CDS encoding sulfotransferase family protein, translating into MLEVIGAGLPRTGTTSTKAALERLGFGPCYHTFEVMLHPELAERWLPVCAGGPADWDEVFAGFRSCVDWPASFFWRELARSYPDAKVVLTVRDPHSWYASFRLLGSLSPRGPVREDEVPEALRPVVAAMTSLRPLFERISRSVFGEEWRPGHTPDEERAVAAYHRHIAEVRATLPAERLLVFDVREGWGPLCAFLGVTAPPGDPFPHLNDAASIRGMFELMHTEGRVRVPFQGGGG